The Apodemus sylvaticus chromosome 17, mApoSyl1.1, whole genome shotgun sequence genome contains a region encoding:
- the Gml gene encoding glycosyl-phosphatidylinositol-anchored molecule-like protein, with protein sequence MMLPFVLLILLGLPWVDTTVSNTSVLDNSTSGLDDALEARQWIPRQRCSRCSVVNTFACTNVLTCPLSTRRCMTIAVRVSLRNLFVYKDCTVDCSFVYKEHVPPPLPRLLKDVKSFYFVLCCGGVHCNEGGPTNMERDLLTDTTIEEEEIARAVRLGRFNLLLCLALILSSSILT encoded by the exons ATGATGCTCCCCTTTGTCTTGCTAATTCTCCTGGGACTGCCATGGGTGGACACCACCGTCAGCAACACCAGTGTGCTGGACAACAGTACGAGCGGCTTGGACGATGCCCTCGAGGCTAGGCAAT GGATTCCTCGTCAGAGATGCTCTCGTTGCTCAGTGGTAAACACCTTCGCATGTACAAACGTCCTCACGTGTCCACTGTCCACAAGACGCTGTATGACAATTGCCGTAC GTGTGAGCCTTCGGAATCTCTTCGTCTACAAGGACTGCACAGTTGACTGCTCGTTTGTGTATAAAGAGCATGTGCCTCCACCTTTGCCAAGGCTGCTTAAAGATGTCAAGAGCTTCTACTTTGTCCTGTGCTGTGGGGGGGTGCATTGCAATGAAGGAGGACCCACTAATATGGAGAGGGACTTGTTAACTGATACGACAATCGAGGAAGAGGAAATTGCGAGAGCTGTGCGTCTGGGGCGCTTCAACCTTCTCCTGTGTCTTGCCTTAATACTCTCCAGCAGCATACTGACCTGA